One window of the Pseudomonas knackmussii B13 genome contains the following:
- a CDS encoding response regulator transcription factor gives MSKVLIVDDHPVIRMAMRVLLEKDGHTILGETDNGVDALSVARELLPELVVLDIGIPKLDGLEVISRLTALGLSMKILVLTGQNASLFAMRCMQAGASGFVCKQGGLGELVNAVNAVAAGYSYFPSIAVRPSRKNMGAVDDAELIRRLSDREMSVLQYLANGFTNKDIAEQMFISNKTVSTYKTRLLLKLNAHSLVDLIDFAKRNALV, from the coding sequence ATGAGCAAGGTGCTGATTGTCGATGATCATCCCGTTATCCGCATGGCGATGCGCGTACTGCTGGAGAAGGACGGACATACCATCCTCGGCGAGACCGACAATGGCGTCGATGCCTTGTCCGTTGCCAGGGAGTTGTTGCCGGAACTGGTAGTTCTGGATATCGGAATTCCCAAACTTGATGGTCTGGAGGTCATCAGTCGCCTGACTGCGCTTGGATTGTCGATGAAGATTCTCGTGCTGACCGGGCAGAACGCCTCTCTCTTCGCCATGCGCTGCATGCAGGCCGGAGCCTCCGGCTTCGTCTGCAAACAAGGTGGCCTGGGTGAACTGGTCAACGCGGTAAATGCGGTGGCGGCAGGGTATAGCTACTTCCCGAGCATCGCGGTGCGTCCCTCGCGGAAGAACATGGGGGCGGTGGATGACGCTGAACTCATACGCCGGCTGTCCGACCGCGAAATGTCTGTTCTGCAATATCTGGCCAATGGCTTCACGAACAAGGACATCGCGGAGCAGATGTTCATCAGCAACAAGACCGTCAGTACGTACAAGACACGTCTCTTGCTCAAGTTGAATGCGCACAGCTTGGTGGACCTGATCGACTTCGCCAAGCGCAACGCCCTGGTCTGA
- the rlmKL gene encoding bifunctional 23S rRNA (guanine(2069)-N(7))-methyltransferase RlmK/23S rRNA (guanine(2445)-N(2))-methyltransferase RlmL — translation MAEQYELFLTCPKGLDGLLLDEAQALGLQDARAQVSAVRGSGDLETAYRLCLWSRLANRVLLVLSRFPVANAEDLYFGVRAVDWKEHLDAGGSLAVEFSGKGSGIDNTHFGALKVKDAIVDNLRAEFGKRPTVDKVNPDIRVHLHLDRGQAVLSLDLSGHSLHQRGYRLQQGAAPLKENLAAAVLIRAGWPKIAAEGGALSDPMCGVGTFLIEAGLMAADVAPNLKRERWGFDRWLGHVPAIWRKLMSDAEARAAAGLARTPLWIRGYEADPRLIQPARNNIERAGLGEWVKIYQGELATFEPRPDKGQKGLIICNPPYGERLGDEASLLYLYQHLGERLRQSCMGWSAGVFTGAPELGKRMGIRSHKQYAFFNGALPCKLIMLDVDPRQFVTGDRSERSEPAAPQGTAVIEQARLSEGGQMFANRLQKNLKQLGKWAKREKIECYRLYDADMPEYALAVDLYRDWAHVQEYAAPKSIDPAKAQARLLDALAALPQALAIPSERIVIKRRERQAGKKQYERQNAEGRFMEVEEGGVKLLVNLTDYLDTGLFLDHRPMRLRIQRESAGKRFLNLFCYTATATVHAAKGGARSTTSVDLSKTYLDWARRNLSLNGFSDKQKLVQSDVMEWLREDRGEYELIFIDPPTFSNSKRMEGVFDVQRDHVELIDLAMTRLAKGGVLYFSNNFRKFELDAGLVARYQVEDISAQTLDQDFARNQKIHRAWRISAR, via the coding sequence ATGGCGGAACAATACGAACTCTTCCTTACCTGTCCCAAGGGGCTCGACGGTCTGCTGCTCGACGAGGCACAGGCGCTGGGCCTGCAGGACGCACGTGCGCAGGTGTCCGCCGTGCGCGGCAGCGGCGACCTGGAAACGGCCTACCGGCTGTGTCTCTGGTCGCGCCTGGCCAACCGGGTGCTGCTGGTGCTTTCGCGCTTCCCGGTGGCGAATGCCGAGGACCTCTACTTCGGCGTGCGCGCGGTCGACTGGAAGGAGCATCTGGATGCCGGCGGCAGCCTTGCCGTGGAGTTCAGCGGCAAGGGCTCGGGTATCGACAACACCCACTTCGGCGCGCTCAAGGTGAAAGATGCCATTGTCGACAACCTGCGCGCCGAGTTCGGCAAGCGGCCGACGGTAGACAAGGTCAACCCGGACATCCGCGTCCACCTGCACCTGGATCGCGGCCAGGCGGTGCTGTCCCTCGACCTCTCCGGGCACAGCCTGCACCAGCGCGGTTACCGTCTGCAGCAGGGCGCCGCGCCGCTGAAGGAAAACCTCGCCGCGGCTGTCCTGATCCGTGCCGGTTGGCCGAAGATCGCTGCAGAAGGCGGTGCATTGTCCGACCCTATGTGCGGTGTCGGCACCTTCCTGATCGAGGCCGGACTGATGGCGGCGGACGTCGCGCCAAACCTCAAGCGCGAGCGCTGGGGCTTCGACCGTTGGCTGGGCCATGTCCCGGCGATCTGGCGCAAGCTGATGAGCGATGCCGAGGCGCGCGCCGCGGCCGGCCTGGCCCGCACGCCGCTGTGGATTCGCGGCTACGAGGCCGATCCGCGACTGATCCAGCCCGCACGCAACAACATCGAGCGCGCCGGACTGGGCGAGTGGGTGAAGATCTACCAGGGCGAACTGGCTACCTTCGAGCCGCGCCCGGACAAGGGCCAGAAGGGCCTGATCATCTGCAACCCGCCCTACGGCGAGCGCCTGGGCGACGAAGCCAGCCTGCTCTATCTCTATCAGCACCTGGGCGAACGCCTGCGCCAGAGCTGCATGGGCTGGAGTGCCGGGGTGTTCACCGGCGCGCCGGAACTGGGCAAGCGCATGGGCATCCGCAGTCACAAGCAGTACGCGTTCTTCAACGGCGCCTTGCCCTGCAAGCTGATCATGCTGGACGTCGACCCGCGCCAGTTCGTGACCGGCGACCGGAGCGAACGCAGCGAGCCGGCGGCGCCCCAGGGCACCGCAGTGATCGAGCAGGCGCGCCTGAGCGAAGGCGGCCAGATGTTCGCCAATCGCCTGCAGAAGAACCTCAAGCAACTGGGCAAGTGGGCCAAGCGCGAGAAGATCGAGTGCTATCGCCTGTATGACGCCGACATGCCCGAGTACGCACTGGCCGTCGACCTCTACCGCGACTGGGCCCACGTGCAGGAATACGCAGCGCCAAAGTCCATAGACCCGGCCAAGGCTCAGGCCCGCCTGCTCGACGCGCTGGCGGCGCTGCCACAGGCGCTGGCGATTCCCAGCGAGCGCATCGTCATCAAGCGGCGTGAGCGCCAGGCCGGCAAGAAGCAGTACGAGCGGCAGAATGCCGAAGGCCGCTTCATGGAAGTGGAAGAGGGTGGCGTCAAGTTGCTGGTCAACCTGACTGATTACCTCGATACCGGCCTGTTCCTCGATCACCGCCCGATGCGCCTGCGCATCCAGCGCGAGTCGGCGGGCAAGCGTTTCCTCAACCTGTTCTGCTACACCGCGACGGCTACAGTGCATGCGGCCAAGGGCGGTGCGCGTAGCACCACCAGCGTCGACCTGTCGAAGACTTATCTGGACTGGGCGCGACGCAATCTGTCGCTGAACGGTTTCTCCGACAAGCAGAAGCTGGTGCAGAGCGATGTGATGGAGTGGCTGCGTGAGGATCGGGGCGAGTACGAGCTGATCTTCATCGACCCGCCGACCTTCTCCAACTCCAAACGCATGGAGGGGGTGTTCGACGTGCAGCGCGATCATGTCGAGCTGATAGACCTGGCGATGACTCGCCTGGCCAAGGGCGGTGTGCTGTATTTCTCCAACAACTTCCGCAAGTTCGAGCTGGATGCCGGGCTGGTCGCCCGTTACCAGGTCGAGGACATCAGCGCGCAGACCCTGGACCAGGACTTCGCGCGCAATCAGAAGATCCACCGCGCCTGGCGCATCAGCGCCCGCTGA
- a CDS encoding DUF6685 family protein, giving the protein MSQRLAAIAQRLGLGAADAHKVPERTRALALCFEAPQRSAGGIGWQSGAPLYRLIDLPRGALSGPVQEDKARVHAVLKKLVGRRSESLPSLDLRLIDGLCVRGVLADSQLPDFEALAASDACKRVRIISYNDFSRVLGLALPGYERKSETLRLRQADWHGARLFWEDDNQACELASAIVYARRRGLEITLPAKIEHFSLLPDALRDLDERFHMLAIPTQAWSDAGFMGLLLDTGLPYARFGLFNSETPESLLLPKDHPQARIFGEGLREIGAPDMVAYLRQHAAG; this is encoded by the coding sequence ATGAGCCAGCGCCTCGCCGCCATAGCCCAACGTCTGGGGCTGGGCGCCGCCGATGCGCACAAGGTGCCGGAACGCACCAGGGCCCTGGCGCTTTGTTTCGAAGCTCCGCAACGCTCCGCCGGCGGAATCGGCTGGCAATCGGGAGCACCGCTCTATCGCCTGATCGACCTTCCACGCGGCGCACTCTCCGGTCCGGTGCAGGAGGACAAGGCGCGAGTCCATGCGGTCCTGAAGAAACTTGTTGGCCGCCGCAGCGAGAGCCTGCCCAGCCTGGACTTGCGACTGATCGATGGCCTCTGCGTGCGCGGTGTGCTTGCCGACAGCCAATTGCCGGACTTCGAAGCGCTCGCGGCCAGCGATGCCTGCAAGCGCGTACGGATCATCAGCTACAACGACTTCAGCCGGGTGCTCGGCCTGGCGTTGCCGGGCTACGAGCGCAAGAGCGAAACGCTTCGCCTGCGCCAGGCTGACTGGCATGGCGCGAGGCTGTTCTGGGAAGATGACAACCAAGCCTGTGAACTGGCCAGCGCCATCGTCTATGCGCGGCGACGCGGGCTGGAGATCACCCTGCCGGCGAAGATCGAACATTTCAGCCTGCTGCCGGATGCGCTGCGCGACCTCGACGAGCGCTTCCACATGCTCGCCATCCCCACCCAGGCGTGGAGCGACGCCGGCTTCATGGGCCTGCTGCTCGACACCGGTCTCCCCTACGCCCGCTTCGGCCTGTTCAACAGCGAGACTCCGGAAAGCCTGCTGCTACCCAAGGATCACCCGCAAGCCAGGATTTTCGGTGAAGGATTGCGCGAAATAGGCGCACCGGACATGGTCGCCTATCTGCGACAGCACGCTGCGGGTTAG
- the dacB gene encoding D-alanyl-D-alanine carboxypeptidase/D-alanyl-D-alanine endopeptidase — MFKSVRVLALAALLPFAVPTLAAPINTSLPPRVEKALKASKLDNNSLSLVKIPLDGPGVPTYFNADVSVNPASTMKLFTTYAALELLGPTYQWKTEFLTDGKLSDGVLNGNLYLKGGGDPKLNLEKLWLMMRDLRANGVLKVTGDLIVDNSYFVQPQLPVFNDDGNDDNKPFLVGPDAAMVNLKSVRLVVRGESNQATVTMDPPLANVRIENTIKITAPANCPAWPKLRFIPETRPDGTVLAAGGEIPRGCSAQTYMSLLDHPAFTAGAVRGIWQELGGSIAGRDRQGSVPKNATVLSRAMSPDTVEIIRDINKYSNNTMARQVFLSIGAQNRTSADGDDGKAAQRVIRQWLARKGITATHLVMENGSGLSRDERVSAREMAAMLQAAWHSPYAAEYISSLPIVGVDGTMHKRLKHTPMTGEAHVKTGTLNTVRALAGFSRDAKGNNWVVVAILNSNRPWGASSILDQVLLDLYASTRDQ, encoded by the coding sequence ATGTTCAAATCCGTGCGTGTTCTTGCCCTCGCCGCTCTGCTGCCATTCGCCGTGCCGACCCTGGCCGCTCCGATCAACACCAGCCTGCCGCCGCGAGTCGAAAAAGCCCTCAAGGCCAGCAAGCTCGATAACAATTCCCTGTCCCTGGTGAAGATTCCGCTGGACGGACCGGGCGTTCCCACCTATTTCAATGCCGACGTCTCGGTGAATCCGGCTTCGACCATGAAGCTCTTCACCACCTACGCGGCACTTGAGCTACTCGGCCCGACGTACCAGTGGAAGACCGAGTTTCTCACCGACGGCAAACTCAGCGACGGTGTGCTCAACGGCAACCTCTACCTCAAGGGCGGCGGCGATCCGAAACTGAACCTGGAGAAGCTCTGGCTGATGATGCGCGACCTGCGCGCCAACGGCGTGCTCAAGGTCACCGGCGATCTGATCGTCGACAACAGCTACTTCGTCCAGCCGCAGCTGCCGGTGTTCAACGACGACGGCAACGACGACAACAAGCCGTTCCTGGTCGGCCCCGACGCGGCCATGGTCAACCTGAAGAGCGTGCGCCTGGTGGTCCGTGGCGAAAGCAACCAAGCGACTGTGACGATGGACCCACCGCTGGCCAACGTTCGCATCGAGAACACGATCAAGATCACCGCCCCGGCCAATTGCCCGGCCTGGCCGAAGCTGCGCTTCATCCCGGAAACGCGCCCGGACGGCACCGTACTCGCCGCCGGCGGCGAGATTCCGCGCGGTTGCAGCGCACAGACCTACATGTCGCTGCTCGACCACCCGGCCTTCACCGCCGGCGCCGTGCGAGGCATCTGGCAGGAGCTGGGCGGCAGCATTGCCGGTCGCGACCGCCAGGGCAGCGTGCCGAAGAACGCTACCGTTCTGTCCCGAGCCATGTCGCCGGACACCGTCGAGATCATTCGCGACATCAACAAGTACAGCAACAACACCATGGCGCGGCAGGTCTTCCTGAGCATTGGCGCGCAGAACCGCACCAGCGCCGACGGTGACGATGGCAAGGCAGCGCAACGCGTAATCCGCCAATGGCTGGCGCGTAAAGGCATCACCGCCACTCACCTGGTGATGGAGAACGGCTCCGGCCTGTCGCGTGACGAGCGGGTCAGTGCCCGCGAGATGGCCGCCATGCTGCAGGCGGCCTGGCATAGCCCCTACGCGGCGGAATACATCTCCTCGCTACCGATCGTTGGCGTCGACGGCACCATGCACAAGCGCCTGAAACACACGCCCATGACCGGCGAGGCCCACGTCAAGACCGGCACCCTCAACACGGTGCGCGCCCTGGCTGGCTTCAGCCGCGACGCCAAGGGCAATAACTGGGTGGTGGTGGCGATCCTCAACAGCAACCGTCCCTGGGGCGCTTCGTCGATCCTCGACCAGGTGCTGCTCGACCTCTACGCCTCTACCCGCGACCAATGA
- a CDS encoding YggL family protein — translation MASNRSRRLRKKLCVDEFQELGFELSLQYRDELDAPAKQAFLGQFLQQAITGNGLAFTGVEDFGFVCLARRGSVSEEQRGAVEGWLAKSSELSGFSVSPLQDAWYPDQPIHSPS, via the coding sequence ATGGCCAGCAATCGTTCACGTCGCTTGCGCAAGAAACTCTGTGTCGATGAATTCCAGGAGCTTGGATTCGAGCTGAGCCTGCAGTATCGCGACGAGTTGGACGCACCGGCGAAGCAGGCGTTCCTGGGGCAGTTCCTCCAACAGGCGATCACCGGCAATGGCCTGGCTTTCACTGGTGTGGAGGATTTCGGTTTTGTCTGCCTGGCGCGTCGTGGCTCGGTTAGCGAGGAGCAGCGCGGTGCGGTAGAGGGGTGGCTGGCGAAGAGTTCCGAATTGAGCGGATTCTCGGTCAGTCCGCTGCAGGATGCCTGGTACCCGGATCAGCCCATTCATTCGCCATCCTGA
- the rmf gene encoding ribosome modulation factor: MRRLKRDPLERAFLRGYQYGISGKSRDLCPFTHPTTRQSWLNGWREGRGDNWDGLTGTAGLQRLNQIQHAGS; the protein is encoded by the coding sequence ATGAGAAGACTTAAGCGTGATCCGTTGGAAAGAGCCTTTTTACGCGGTTATCAGTACGGCATCAGCGGCAAATCCCGCGACCTCTGTCCGTTTACCCATCCCACCACCCGTCAATCCTGGCTCAATGGCTGGCGAGAAGGGCGCGGTGACAACTGGGATGGCCTCACCGGCACTGCCGGTCTTCAACGTCTGAATCAAATTCAACACGCCGGCAGCTGA
- a CDS encoding helix-turn-helix domain-containing protein: protein MMKNFLFTPAQRLRGLRELMGLSRRELAEAVGMKAKSIENIELGLQRMHDEDFQKICSVYPQFVRWIAYEGPLDTPVVDWKIADSAQRAAVYLVQQNPELLQNSEISLEEWRERHRDVLAHLDEEGQASEEDEA, encoded by the coding sequence ATGATGAAAAACTTCCTCTTTACCCCCGCTCAGCGGCTGCGTGGCCTGCGTGAACTGATGGGGCTGAGTCGGCGGGAACTGGCCGAAGCCGTCGGGATGAAGGCGAAAAGCATCGAGAACATCGAACTCGGCCTGCAACGCATGCATGACGAGGACTTCCAGAAGATCTGCAGCGTCTATCCGCAGTTCGTCCGCTGGATCGCCTATGAGGGGCCGCTCGACACCCCAGTGGTGGACTGGAAGATTGCCGATTCGGCACAGCGCGCGGCCGTCTACCTCGTGCAGCAGAACCCCGAGCTGCTGCAGAACAGCGAAATAAGCCTGGAGGAATGGCGTGAGCGCCATCGCGACGTTCTGGCGCATCTGGACGAAGAGGGGCAGGCGTCCGAAGAAGACGAGGCCTAA
- a CDS encoding quinone-dependent dihydroorotate dehydrogenase, whose translation MYSLARELLFKLSPETSHELSIDLIGAGGRLGLNSLLCKAPASLPVEVMGLRFPNPVGLAAGLDKNGDAIDGFGQLGFGFIEIGTVTPRPQPGNPKPRLFRLPQATAIINRMGFNNHGVDHLIERVKAAKYSGVLGINIGKNFDTPVERAVDDYLICLDKVYAHASYITVNVSSPNTPGLRSLQFGDSLKQLLDALRQRQEALTGQHGRRVPLAIKIAPDMTDEETAMVAAALLEAGMDAVIATNTTLGREGVESLPFGNEAGGLSGAPVREKSTHVVKVLAGELGGRLPIIAAGGITEGAHAAEKIAAGASLVQIYSGFIYKGPALIREAVDAIAEARRAGQ comes from the coding sequence ATGTATAGCCTGGCCCGCGAACTGCTGTTCAAACTGTCCCCGGAAACCTCTCACGAGCTTTCCATCGACCTGATCGGCGCTGGCGGCCGCCTCGGCCTGAATAGCCTGCTGTGCAAGGCGCCGGCCAGCTTGCCGGTGGAGGTCATGGGGCTGCGCTTCCCCAATCCGGTCGGGCTGGCCGCCGGCCTGGACAAGAACGGCGACGCCATCGACGGATTCGGCCAACTGGGCTTCGGTTTCATCGAGATCGGCACTGTCACGCCACGTCCGCAGCCGGGCAATCCCAAACCGCGTCTGTTCCGCCTGCCGCAAGCCACGGCGATCATCAACCGCATGGGTTTCAACAACCACGGCGTCGATCATCTGATCGAGCGGGTGAAGGCGGCCAAGTACAGCGGCGTTCTGGGCATCAATATCGGCAAGAACTTCGATACGCCGGTCGAGCGCGCCGTGGACGACTACCTGATCTGCCTGGACAAGGTTTACGCCCATGCCAGCTACATCACCGTCAACGTCAGCTCGCCCAATACCCCGGGGCTACGCAGCCTGCAGTTTGGCGATTCGCTGAAGCAGCTGCTCGATGCCCTGCGCCAGCGCCAGGAGGCCCTGACCGGCCAGCACGGTCGCCGCGTGCCGCTGGCAATCAAGATCGCGCCGGACATGACCGACGAGGAAACCGCGATGGTCGCCGCGGCGTTGCTGGAGGCGGGCATGGATGCGGTTATCGCGACCAACACCACCCTTGGCCGCGAAGGCGTTGAGTCGCTGCCGTTTGGCAACGAAGCGGGCGGACTTTCGGGCGCGCCGGTGCGCGAGAAGAGCACTCACGTGGTCAAGGTGCTGGCGGGTGAGCTGGGCGGGCGCCTGCCGATCATCGCTGCCGGCGGTATCACCGAAGGCGCTCACGCGGCAGAGAAGATCGCTGCGGGGGCGAGCCTGGTGCAGATCTATTCGGGGTTCATCTACAAGGGGCCGGCGCTGATCCGCGAGGCAGTGGACGCCATTGCCGAGGCGCGTCGCGCGGGCCAATAA